Proteins encoded in a region of the Schaalia hyovaginalis genome:
- a CDS encoding endo-alpha-N-acetylgalactosaminidase family protein: MRPNNWRAATAACAILMLVGLTPAGHAAPTYTYTPIDPSRMVAVATDSIETTGEGANGALELVLDGNTDTYWHTKWQGGSDPLPHWFVIDLGQKEEALGRVTLTPRQSSNGSGRVGEYAVEVSTDPNCQVAENAAAAQFTQVASGSVPAAPENGKLAPVVIDFDEPAPAQCVRVTYKSSWGGNDAPEQVATLAEFGASSASEAEDPGADPSNPDDPNTGDLGEGPSIVVPEGAVEITDGELTVRTHPGFPQIVDYRYDGKQLAGQFGDPLSEITISDRSYKVTVGEPAVSADRSSVTYPMTVPGLEGVTLNAILSVKDGALTYELADITDPEAQVGTIGIPGLSLVSVVGTDPAAQILGAEISVNRAVSGDRLVNVANSVLRPSRAYAVTASNSELAAGFDTNAIGSDGTALAATNSRFIYASSKVRGVNVGTVSPGTWVHRAEEVASYDTGSGIGVDPNPMVKVKVVADANGDAKVDWQDGATAAREILSVANGREDVKNYVIMRIPFNIVSQATHPFLRTLDDTKRISLATDNLGQEVLLKGYQAEGHDSAQGDYGGNYNERAGGLEDMKTLVSEGGKWNATFGIHVNATESYSEANCFADAENMDVNGVAAPCEVDLPPGKAWGWMNQAYYMNERKDLASGNVLKRLDQLRADFPADSNMNWLYWDVYYKHGWQAQRFGQEMRDRGWRLGSEWAYSMPQFSSWSHWANDEAYGGTNMKGINSQLIRYIENSYRDTFNPDPMLGNTNVIEFEGWTGHTDYNAFITNVWQRNLPAKFLQQSDIRTWEKGRITFKNGTEVVSAQSSISGAEVPVQRTITYDGSTVFKPGGSYLLPWKDGGSDRLYYWNPTNAPQSWELTDSFKGQASLTLFKLTDTGREKVADLGVSGGSVNIPATEANTAYVLYPTSAVPAPKTPNWGQGSGIEDPGFFSETLDAYTTSGAVTIEQSKVNNSFAQLGAGESSLAQTITVEPGTYSAWAWVEIEPGKTRTVKVSVSGEGVSAPPAQKGGNGEAVTTIHSSSALNATASDEKLGTYFQRVPVHFTTTGTSVTLKVAADEGDARVGIDDLRIVDRPTPEKEGAVGGTVVFEDFENVDTGYYPFVTGKANAGGDARTQLAKLHAPFSQSGWYGIVDDSRQGLKGQKYLDNVLDGQWSLLAHQENGGRILRTTEATLPLEYGHSYEISFDYQAGFDGSYKLELGHDVASGAGWEEAVDQTWDVPKARGTGWTDGVETGEGTATFVRNFAVMTSAPAFIGVRMTASHSQDDLVIDNFRVVDLGIRPVVSISGTALPVGDSDTAAMDVTTTVRLAEGVVTGVKHSLQVPEGWAAELVAAPGDRVSGSEEGSLDSVATWRLTMPAGADPADVVFTASWTDAEGKAAEDSDTLRVAPSAFPERDLFTGHDELEVVGVSSEQTSLEPAPSGFADAAIDDDPSTYWHSKWSDGEDPYPHEIVIKVIPCAQSGCTINGLEFMQRQNADNGRVGGYEIFVSEDGKTWGDSVAGGEFTGDLAPQFVAFNAVEGKYVRLVETSPLLAGKNFGGAAEIRISGKTLASAEPVRVDEVVAPKATDPATCTVKPFVTIPATEGVIYRIDGKAVSAGGFTYEYGGTLTVTAEAAEGFAIADGLEVEWTFSAPKPEDCASPGGDAPGGGDEPGPGDQPGGSAQPPLTPPKTAPGGRDSDLARTGAAASAIILSAAVLAGAGGVLAVRRRKAVRR, translated from the coding sequence ATGCGCCCGAACAACTGGAGAGCCGCGACAGCGGCGTGCGCGATTCTCATGCTCGTCGGTTTGACGCCGGCCGGGCATGCCGCACCCACCTACACCTATACGCCGATCGACCCGAGCCGCATGGTCGCGGTGGCGACTGACTCGATCGAGACCACGGGCGAGGGCGCCAATGGAGCCCTCGAATTGGTGCTTGATGGGAATACCGACACGTATTGGCACACGAAGTGGCAGGGCGGGTCTGATCCGCTTCCGCACTGGTTCGTCATCGATCTCGGACAGAAGGAAGAGGCGCTCGGCCGCGTCACGCTCACCCCCCGCCAGTCCTCCAACGGCTCGGGCCGCGTGGGGGAGTACGCGGTTGAGGTGTCGACCGATCCGAACTGCCAGGTCGCTGAGAATGCTGCGGCTGCGCAGTTCACTCAGGTGGCGAGCGGTTCCGTTCCCGCCGCGCCCGAGAACGGGAAACTCGCCCCGGTGGTGATTGATTTTGATGAGCCCGCGCCCGCCCAGTGCGTGCGCGTCACCTACAAGTCCTCCTGGGGCGGCAACGATGCGCCGGAGCAGGTGGCGACCCTCGCCGAGTTCGGGGCCTCATCCGCGAGCGAGGCGGAGGATCCTGGCGCGGATCCCTCGAATCCCGACGATCCGAATACCGGGGATCTGGGTGAGGGCCCGAGTATCGTCGTGCCGGAGGGCGCTGTGGAGATCACCGATGGTGAGCTCACTGTGCGAACGCATCCGGGCTTCCCCCAGATCGTCGATTACCGCTACGACGGCAAGCAGCTCGCCGGTCAGTTTGGCGATCCGCTTTCCGAGATCACGATTTCCGACCGGTCTTACAAGGTGACGGTCGGTGAGCCGGCGGTGTCTGCCGACCGCTCCTCCGTCACCTATCCGATGACGGTCCCCGGCCTCGAGGGTGTCACCCTCAACGCGATCCTTTCGGTGAAGGACGGTGCTCTCACCTACGAGCTTGCGGATATCACCGATCCCGAGGCGCAAGTCGGTACTATCGGCATCCCCGGGCTCAGTCTCGTTTCGGTCGTCGGAACGGATCCTGCGGCCCAGATTCTCGGCGCTGAGATCTCGGTGAACCGTGCGGTGTCCGGCGACCGCCTCGTCAATGTCGCGAATTCCGTGCTCAGGCCCTCTCGGGCGTACGCGGTAACGGCATCGAACTCCGAGCTTGCGGCCGGCTTCGACACCAACGCAATCGGTTCTGACGGCACTGCGCTCGCCGCCACGAATTCGCGTTTCATCTACGCCAGCTCGAAGGTCCGCGGAGTCAACGTCGGCACCGTCTCCCCGGGGACGTGGGTCCACCGTGCGGAGGAAGTCGCGAGCTATGACACGGGTTCTGGCATCGGTGTCGACCCGAATCCAATGGTCAAGGTGAAAGTCGTAGCGGATGCCAATGGAGATGCGAAGGTCGACTGGCAGGACGGGGCCACCGCCGCGCGCGAAATCCTCTCAGTCGCCAACGGCCGCGAAGACGTGAAGAACTACGTCATCATGCGCATCCCCTTCAACATCGTCTCCCAGGCGACGCACCCCTTCCTGCGCACCCTTGACGATACGAAGCGCATCTCCCTCGCCACCGACAACCTCGGCCAGGAGGTGCTCCTCAAGGGCTATCAGGCCGAAGGGCATGATTCCGCCCAGGGCGATTACGGCGGCAACTACAACGAGCGGGCCGGCGGCTTGGAGGACATGAAGACCCTCGTCTCCGAGGGCGGGAAGTGGAACGCCACTTTCGGCATCCACGTCAATGCGACCGAGTCCTACTCCGAGGCGAATTGTTTCGCGGACGCCGAGAACATGGACGTCAACGGCGTGGCTGCGCCCTGCGAGGTCGATCTTCCGCCGGGCAAGGCCTGGGGCTGGATGAACCAGGCCTATTACATGAATGAGCGGAAGGATCTCGCCTCGGGCAACGTCCTCAAGCGCCTTGACCAGCTGCGCGCGGATTTCCCCGCCGATTCGAACATGAACTGGCTCTATTGGGACGTCTACTACAAGCACGGCTGGCAGGCCCAGCGCTTCGGTCAGGAGATGCGCGACAGGGGATGGCGTCTGGGTTCGGAATGGGCGTACTCCATGCCGCAGTTCTCGTCCTGGTCCCATTGGGCGAACGATGAGGCCTATGGCGGCACGAATATGAAGGGCATCAACTCTCAGCTCATCCGTTACATCGAGAACTCCTACCGCGACACCTTCAACCCCGATCCGATGCTCGGCAATACCAATGTCATCGAGTTCGAAGGGTGGACCGGTCACACCGACTACAACGCCTTCATCACGAATGTGTGGCAGCGCAACCTCCCGGCGAAGTTCCTCCAGCAATCGGATATCCGCACCTGGGAGAAGGGCCGCATCACTTTCAAGAACGGCACCGAGGTCGTCTCGGCCCAGTCGTCCATTTCAGGTGCGGAAGTCCCTGTTCAACGGACCATTACCTACGACGGTTCCACGGTGTTCAAGCCCGGCGGCTCCTACCTCCTCCCCTGGAAGGACGGGGGGAGCGACCGCTTGTACTACTGGAACCCCACGAACGCTCCGCAGAGCTGGGAGCTCACCGATTCCTTCAAAGGGCAGGCCTCTCTCACGCTGTTCAAACTCACCGATACCGGCAGGGAGAAGGTTGCCGACCTCGGCGTGAGCGGCGGCTCGGTGAACATCCCGGCGACCGAGGCCAACACCGCGTACGTGCTGTACCCGACGAGCGCGGTCCCCGCGCCCAAGACCCCGAATTGGGGCCAGGGATCGGGTATCGAGGACCCCGGATTCTTCTCTGAGACCCTCGATGCGTACACGACGAGCGGTGCGGTGACGATCGAGCAGTCGAAGGTCAACAACTCCTTCGCGCAGCTCGGTGCGGGTGAGTCGTCCTTGGCTCAGACGATCACCGTCGAGCCCGGCACCTACTCCGCATGGGCCTGGGTGGAGATCGAGCCCGGGAAGACGCGGACGGTGAAGGTATCCGTGTCCGGCGAGGGCGTGAGCGCGCCTCCCGCCCAAAAGGGCGGGAACGGTGAAGCGGTGACGACCATCCATTCGTCCAGCGCGCTCAATGCGACGGCATCGGATGAGAAGCTGGGCACCTACTTCCAGCGCGTCCCCGTCCACTTCACCACGACCGGGACTTCGGTGACCTTGAAGGTCGCGGCCGACGAGGGCGACGCCCGCGTGGGGATCGATGATCTGCGAATCGTCGATCGTCCGACGCCGGAGAAGGAAGGCGCCGTGGGCGGCACCGTCGTCTTCGAGGATTTTGAGAACGTCGATACCGGCTACTACCCCTTCGTCACCGGCAAAGCGAACGCGGGCGGCGATGCGCGCACGCAGCTTGCCAAGCTGCACGCGCCCTTCTCCCAGTCCGGGTGGTACGGCATCGTCGACGACAGCCGTCAGGGGCTGAAGGGCCAGAAGTACCTGGACAACGTGTTGGACGGCCAGTGGTCCCTCCTCGCGCACCAGGAGAACGGCGGTCGGATTCTGCGCACCACGGAGGCGACGCTGCCTCTCGAGTACGGTCACAGCTACGAGATCAGCTTCGATTACCAGGCCGGTTTCGACGGCAGTTACAAGCTCGAGCTCGGGCATGACGTGGCAAGCGGTGCGGGCTGGGAAGAGGCAGTCGATCAGACCTGGGATGTTCCCAAGGCCCGAGGGACCGGGTGGACCGACGGCGTCGAGACGGGCGAGGGCACGGCGACCTTCGTGAGGAACTTCGCTGTGATGACGAGTGCTCCTGCATTCATCGGAGTGCGGATGACCGCTTCGCATTCGCAGGACGATCTCGTGATCGACAACTTCCGGGTGGTCGATCTGGGGATCCGTCCGGTTGTGTCGATCTCGGGAACCGCGCTGCCCGTCGGCGACTCGGACACGGCCGCAATGGACGTGACGACGACCGTCAGGCTCGCCGAGGGCGTCGTGACGGGTGTGAAGCATTCGCTCCAGGTGCCCGAAGGCTGGGCTGCGGAACTGGTCGCCGCCCCCGGTGACCGGGTGAGCGGGTCCGAGGAGGGCTCTCTCGATTCGGTTGCGACCTGGAGGCTCACCATGCCTGCCGGCGCCGATCCGGCTGATGTCGTCTTCACCGCGAGCTGGACGGACGCTGAGGGCAAGGCGGCGGAGGACTCCGACACCCTGCGAGTCGCCCCTTCCGCATTCCCCGAGCGCGACCTCTTCACTGGGCATGACGAACTTGAAGTCGTCGGCGTCTCCTCGGAGCAGACCTCGCTGGAACCGGCCCCGAGTGGCTTCGCGGATGCCGCCATTGATGATGATCCGTCGACCTACTGGCACAGCAAATGGTCCGACGGAGAGGACCCCTACCCGCACGAGATCGTCATCAAGGTGATCCCCTGCGCGCAGAGCGGTTGCACGATCAACGGACTGGAATTCATGCAGCGCCAGAACGCGGATAACGGCCGTGTCGGCGGGTACGAGATTTTCGTGTCCGAGGACGGCAAGACCTGGGGCGACTCAGTCGCGGGCGGAGAGTTCACCGGCGATCTCGCACCTCAGTTCGTCGCCTTCAATGCGGTGGAGGGCAAGTACGTCAGGCTCGTCGAGACGAGTCCGCTCTTAGCGGGTAAGAATTTCGGCGGCGCCGCGGAGATCCGCATCAGCGGGAAGACCTTGGCTTCCGCCGAGCCGGTGAGGGTTGACGAGGTCGTGGCGCCGAAGGCCACTGATCCGGCGACCTGTACGGTCAAGCCTTTCGTGACGATTCCAGCCACTGAGGGCGTGATCTATCGGATCGATGGCAAGGCGGTGAGTGCTGGGGGTTTCACCTACGAGTACGGCGGGACGCTGACGGTGACCGCTGAAGCCGCCGAGGGCTTCGCGATCGCGGATGGCCTGGAGGTCGAATGGACCTTCAGCGCGCCGAAACCGGAGGATTGCGCGTCCCCCGGTGGCGATGCGCCCGGTGGCGGTGACGAGCCCGGCCCGGGGGATCAACCGGGTGGGAGCGCTCAACCGCCGCTGACGCCCCCGAAGACCGCTCCGGGTGGGCGAGATTCCGATCTTGCCCGCACCGGCGCCGCTGCGAGCGCGATCATCCTGTCGGCGGCGGTGCTCGCCGGGGCAGGCGGAGTCCTCGCAGTTCGTCGTCGCAAGGCGGTGAGGCGCTGA